One part of the Schistocerca piceifrons isolate TAMUIC-IGC-003096 chromosome 2, iqSchPice1.1, whole genome shotgun sequence genome encodes these proteins:
- the LOC124775599 gene encoding CARD- and ANK-domain containing inflammasome adapter protein-like: protein MKVTEKDLTVEEVLQWTPLQFAEETNAWYWVDLLLQAGVPQQDLTITKTKLRNQESAAQIMRAACELGYVSLLNFALSVDPSLVEAMLDSYGSTALHVAASNRRNAAVRILLGAGADVEATDLRGRTALHAAAENDAIASIHVLLEHGANVCAKDCDGKTATLLAQECGHTAAANTLDLSGCMQWSMRKLIIAAEAGNVEAVRQMLPSVKTVVKPGEWPHLHWATLNGSATVVRTLLAAGLDPNGSDRHGNTALHVAAARGRPATTAALVDAGADLEAADSSGSTALHYAVRTDNVPVARLLLAAGAAPDPRDDQGQTPLHRAVARGSAAAVAALLRAGASPDVADAAGRTPADLARQLGYKDVLRCLRLAPH, encoded by the coding sequence ATGAAAGTGACCGAGAAGGACCTGACGGTGGAAGAGGTACTGCAGTGGACGCCATTGCAGTTTGCTGAGGAAACGAACGCCTGGTATTGGGTGGATTTGTTGCTGCAGGCTGGTGTACCGCAACAGGATCTGACAATTACGAAGACGAAACTCCGCAACCAAGAAAGTGCCGCCCAAATTATGAGGGCAGCTTGCGAGTTGGGGTACGTGTCGCTGCTGAACTTCGCGCTGTCTGTGGATCCGTCGCTGGTGGAGGCGATGCTGGACTCGTACGGCTCGACGGCGCTGCACGTGGCGGCCTCGAATCGGCGCAACGCGGCCGTTAGGATCCTCCTGGGCGCCGGGGCCGACGTGGAGGCCACCGACCTGCGGGGGCGGACGGCGCTGCACGCTGCTGCCGAGAACGACGCCATCGCGTCCATCCACGTGCTGCTCGAGCACGGCGCCAACGTCTGCGCCAAGGACTGCGACGGCAAGACGGCCACCCTCCTGGCCCAGGAGTGCGGCCACACTGCCGCGGCCAACACCCTTGACCTGAGCGGCTGCATGCAGTGGTCCATGCGCAAGCTCATCATCGCGGCCGAGGCGGGCAACGTGGAAGCCGTCCGCCAGATGCTGCCGTCCGTGAAGACGGTTGTGAAGCCGGGCGAGTGGCCACACCTGCACTGGGCGACGCTCAACGGCAGCGCGACGGTGGTGCGCACTCTGCTGGCCGCGGGCCTCGACCCCAACGGCAGCGACCGGCACGGCAACACCGCGCTGCACGTGGCGGCGGCGCGCGGCCGGCCCGCCACCACCGCGGCGCTCGTCGACGCCGGCGCCGACCTGGAAGCGGCCGACTCGAGCGGCTCGACGGCGCTGCACTACGCGGTGCGCACCGACAACGTGCCGGTGGCGCGTCTGCTGTTGGCGGCGGGGGCCGCGCCGGACCCGCGCGACGACCAGGGCCAGACGCCGCTGCACCGCGCCGTCGCCAGGGGCTCCGCCGCCGCCGTCGCGGCGCTGCTGCGCGCCGGCGCCAGCCCCGACGTCGCCGACGCCGCCGGCCGGACGCCCGCCGACCTCGCGCGCCAGCTCGGCTACAAGGACGTCCTCAGGTGCCTGCGGCTCGCACCGCACTGA